The stretch of DNA ttctcttgcaTGTTCACTTGTCCCTCAGGTGTGAGCTGCGATGCATGTTTAAAAGGCAACTTCAGAGGGCGACGATACAAATGTTTAATCTGCTACGACTATGATCTGTGTGCATCCTGTTACGAGAGTGGTGCGACGACGACGAGACACACCACAGAGCATCCCATGCAGTGTATATTAACACGAGTCGACTTCGGTAAGTACAGTGCCCATTCAGGTTgtgaattgaaaaataaaaaggaggaaaaacaggatCAGATGTTTGTCATTCAATGTTTGTTGTCGCTGAGAGACAGATGTTCATATCCGACTGATAACCTGGCAAGAAAATACAGATGTTTTTGAGAACTTTGTATGAAGTCTTGCTGCATCTCTCATAGAACACTGagtttacacattacacataaaatgaaaacacatgcaaatcACTGTAAATCTTGTCGTTTCATAATTAAGCTGCGACCACTTGTGGTCTTTGGAAACCCTTCCCTCAGTGTCTTAATAAGTGTGAACAAGAAACAGTTGCAGTCAATCCTCTGCTCTCTGACAGAAGGGCTGCTCCCAACTGTCTGAGCAGTGATTCGACTTTAATCAGAGGAGATTTTGCAAGTGTGTTATTGTCTTTGCAGTTTTGGTTTATGAATACAGTGGCAGTGACAATGATTCAAATATACCAGCCCCTGTCGGACCACACTCACCATAAATTTGGTTCTATTAACTTTCGATCTGCTTGACAGAATGGTTTATTATGTCAGATAATATTTATGGCGGCGtgcattgtgtttatttttatgcattgCTACTGTGAAATACGTCACTCTCCAAGCTTTCACACAGTGGACATACTGTTCTACAGTTTGTTGGGAAAACTGTTGTTGACGAAATCGCAACAGAAGGTGCAAGAAATTGTTAAATTTGGTGTGGGCTTTTTCCCAAGTTTGCTTGTTTCACTCACTGCAGTGTCTGCCTGCCACATTTGTTTACATCAATGTCAACTTCTTTACATTGGTTACATAATAGATCACAGGTATGGTTCTGTGGTAGTTTGATAAGCATCCTCGGTATGACGTCCTGTGTGCTGCAATCCCAGCATCTGAAATGAACTTGCTGGTAAAAAAAGAACTCTATTGTATGGCGACTGAATGTCCATCTGTTCTCCTCCAGACCTGTACTACGGCGGTGAAGCGTTCTCAGTGGAGCAGCCCCAGGCTTTTACATGTCCCTACTGTGGCAGGATGGGCTACACAGAGATCTCTCTGCAGGAGCATGTGGCTGCAGAGCACACAGAGACCTCTACAGAAGTGGTAGGTGGATGCTGAagcctcacacacagacacttatgAAGGttggaatatacagtatgtttgcgCAACTAATTCACACCTGgaagcatttatttatgttctCATTTGGAGTAAATCGTATCTGAAGCGTCAGTATGTCGCAGTCAAAGCTTAGTTCTGATGTCAGCTTCTCACTGACAGAGGATTTTCATGCAGAAATTAATCACCGGAAAACCATTTTTTCTCCATGTTATGGAGTGTCTGCCATACAGTCTTTATGTGCCCCCCCCTGCTCAGAGCCGCAGTGATCATCACACTTACAGGCTGCCAATCAAATCATGCAAGAAGCAAAATTGCCAACCCAGACTTTGATTTGTATGCCCCCCCCTACCCCCCTCATCAAAAAATGAAGCAAAGGCAAGAGCTCATCAACTTGAatcgtgttttttttgcctattgttttgatttgattgctCTTTTATGCAGCCCGGCTCCGTGGGCAGACAATGCGTTGTTTTCTACTTGGCATTTCCAAGTCAATTTTGAAACAATTGCAACACATTTCTGTGTGATTGGTTTCTATGTTGGGTAGCTCTACAGACAATCACGGACCCTGTTTGGCAGTGAGACGAACACTGGATGTCCCATTCCCGttgataaaaaatgatttattcttgATTTAAATGCGCATCCAAAGTAAAAGATACAACATTGCAATGACTGTGACATTGTTACTGAGCTccactgtttgttgttgttgtttttttttctctctgtttattGCTGGTGCTTGTGTGACGTCACAATTCACGCAGGGGTGAAAAAGACACCACAGGGCAGACCACTGGCACTAGTGTAACTATTGACACATGGAGTTTGATAgagattcacatttaaatggTGTTAAATAGGTatttatatattagtatttaattagtttaattaGAGTTATGTCTGACATTTCTACAAACATTTATCATTTACATAATAACAACTTGTCTTCTGTGGAAATCCTACAACAGACCATCATTTCAGATATCGTATGGGTTTGACACGTTATGGTAGTTAATCACTGTCCTTTGAATAATAACAAAGGGATTTTTGGcaaacacttcctgttttgattcatctcagctttttaaataaaaaaaacaagcagtggTTGTTTTTTCACTGTGTCCAGGCTACGACGGTACATCTCATGGCATTCTGCGTGGCAGCTCACAGCCTACTTCTTTAACATGTAAAAATCAATCTATGCCTTTTAGCGTTCCCTCACATCTGCTGGAGCTCAGACAGACACTGTCCTACGAGCTGCAGAGCTGGAATGTTTCTGAAATCGCAGTGCTCCGTGTGCAAACACAGCGTTTGTAGACTAGATATTTACCAATGTGGGTGTTTGCCAGTTGGAGCCGAGTCCTCTTGAACAAATGTTCAGTGTGCAGTGAAGTGTGTTGTAAATGACCTGTCCCCGCTGTCTCTTCCCGTTCTCCAGATCTGCCCCATATGTGCAGCGCTGCCAGGTGGTGACCCAAATCATGTGACGGATGACTTTGCTGCTCATCTCACACTTGAACACAGAGCACCCAGAGACTTGATATCCTTTTCAAGACTATAACCTGACTGAATAGAGAAACAAcctaaatactgtgtgtgtttcgaAAATGAAGCCCATATTTCAAGGTTTCTGTCTTAAAACGGCAGTATTGATTAGGtaattctatattttataataaagtaGGCTTCACTCTGACTGTTCAGCTGCGTACACACTATTTGCttgcagttgttttgttttctttaaacgTCAACAACTAAGAAATCCCAGGCCTCAGGGCGGTGTTGGCTCGATACATGGTGCTGACAGATACCACTAGTAAATTAAATTGgtgcgtgtgtttttttgtttttttttatctcttgcCAACTGAAAGTGCAGTGACGTGACGCATATTTCTTCCAAATACAGAAGGCGGGAACAGTCGGGGTCACATTATGTAGTAATGTGCCAATGCAATGAGCGTGAAGGCTGCAAACTGTGTGAACCGCTCTGGTTAAAACAAAAACGGAATGTTATTCATCAGTTGATGTCGTTGAGTGATCGTCTGTCGACATAAATGAGAGAACTTCAAGTTATAAGGCAACTCGAGGTTTGAAATGGCATGATAATAATGCAAATAGACTCGGACGACTGATGGCTTATTATACGTTGTCTGTTTGAATACAggtggtggagaaaaaaaaaccaatatgCTAAATTGTAGTACAATGACTTAAGCTCCATAAAACGGTAACACAGTTCCTTAGTAACCAGTGCCCTGTAAGAcctgaacaaaaatgtaataaattagGTGATCGGCAAAAATAGATTTACAATAGATACAAGCAAAAATCCAGGatactgtgttgttttctgcttcTAAATGGGAGCTTACACATTTACTGCATATTTTTGGTCGATTAACATTTTGACATTGTATTGATTTAACGTGTAATTATAGAAGATCAATTGTCAATCAATTGTGCTTCCGATATGTTCCTTAATGAGAAGCTTCACGACGAGTCCAGCGGGGTACGGCATGTGAGGAGGATGTTCCACCCGGGGCGCGGGCTGGGCGGTCCGCGAGCACGCAGGTCTAACATGCACTTCACCAGTAGCACCACAGGGGGGCTCTCCACCAGTCAGAGCTCCTCACAGAGCTCCAACTTCAGCAGAGAGGCCATGGATCCTATAGCAGGTCAgtcgcacaacacacacacacacgcagaagaACGTGGATAATACAGGACTCAGTCTCAGTCAGTGTGTCTCCATGATAACATCATCATTACAATGGTGCAAGATGTAATCACAGACCTTAAGTTGTGTAGTTAAGATGAAAGTGAAGGCCAAATGTCCCATTTTTCAGCGTGCACTTAAATCCCCCTCTGAATGAAGCAGCGGCGTGTGGGCAGAGTTGTTACCGAGGTATTCTTTCTGTTCATACTGTTCCCAGTTTTAATCTTGATGCAGTGCTTGGCATTGGCCACGTCCGCTCCAGCTGCGCTTTAATGAGGGTTTGTGTTCAGTGTTCCTCACAAACAGGCCACAAGCCTCCTCTTGAACGACCTGAATGATTCTAGCCGAGGCTGCCAACAATTCTACTGGTTGAGATTTAGCCTAAAAAGAAACCTCAGGGTCTGGTAACATTATGCACACGCGTGTCTTCACGTGCCACAGTTGCATTGTAGATCACAAGCGGTAtagctgtcttttttttactaaattaattgtttgaagcattttctgattgtttcagcttcttcaatgtgaatattttcttgtttctttgctccataaaacaaagaaatcattaaaaagtgaatcattttgtcaATATAGCATTGGCTTTTTGATCTGAAGCTCTTCTCCATGTCCTTTGTTGCAGAGCTTCTTTCCCAGTTGTCGGGGGTGCGGCGTTCAGCGGGCGGCCAGCTCAGCTCGGGCCCCTCGGCCTCTCAGCTCCAGCAGCTTCAGATGCAACTCCAGCTGGAGCGCCAGCAGGCCCAGGCTGCGCGTCAGCAGCTGGAGACGGCCCGGAACGCCAGCCGAGGCGGAGGCCGTGCCAACGCCATCCTGAACACGAATTCAGCCGCCGCCAACCCCAACCCGAGCAGCAACCACAATAGCAACGCTACTCCCAACCCGGGCCCACCTGAGTCTAACACACAGCACACTGCACATAGTTCTCAGTTTCTACTCAGCAGGTGGGAcactcacttcttcttctttctttttttttttttttgcatgtactTTAAATGAGACTGTGTCAATAAACTCTTTCAGATTTGAGCAGCTCTAGCTTTAAATGTCTGTATATCATATATCCAACAATTGTTTCTTGCTTTTCTTAAATTTCGCATTCTTTTGACAGGGTTAGGTTTCTCAGTACTTAAAAGGTGACTCAACTTTGTGAATTCAGTCACACAAAAGGTTTTTAAAACTGTCATAAAGTAGTTTTGTTTCGAGTATTTGAAATCTGGCGTCTCACTTCAGCCACCCTTTAAAAACTAGTGGATTTAAGGTATTTTAAGGTTTAAGTTAATTGataataatgtatgttgtggATGGTCGGCGTGTTATTTGAACTCTTCGCCCCCTTAATCTCTCTCCCGCAGGCTGAGCGAACCGCGGCTGTCCGAGGCCGAGCGGCAGCTGTGCGAGGCGCAGTGGGCCGACAGGAGCTTGTTTGTGACGGAGCTGCTGCTGTCCACGCTGCTGCCCAACCAGGACGCCGCCGGCGCCTCCTCCTCCGAGGACGAGGACGACTGTCACAGCTCGTTGCGGAACTTCGCTGACTTCGAGGCCATGGGCTGTGTTGAGGTCATGACCTTGGACGTGGCACTGGAGAACCTAAACCTCAAGGAGACAACCCCAGCGACCAAGACGACAAAAACCACGGCGAAAACGGCACCGGCGAAGAAAGAGCCTCCGGCGCCGCCTCTTTGATGACAtggccacctcctcctccttaaaGCACCATTGTTACTGGCTGACTGCTGAGTCAGTCCAACTGCCAATGGATGACAAAAAagactgcagtttttttttctccttcttttttctttgggctttgttttatttttattttttctcagtGATTGTCATTTCAGCTCTGTCGCGCCCCCactcaaaccccccccccacgccATGTCTGTTAAGTTGTGTACATTGAATAAAATGAGTGAGACGAGAGAATGTGAGCGAAAGCGTGGTGGGTGTGTGCGcgtgagagaaagaaacaaaaaaaaaaaactatataaatatattatagaaAAATCTATATGAACGTTGATAATCAAGTCCACATAACCCGTGTTTCCTCTAGCAGATGAGCAAAAGCGTAGTTAGCTGTCGTAGGAGACAAACACGTCACAACACTCACccggggagaggaggaggaggaggaggaggaggaggaggacggaaACCTCtccggttaaaaaaaaaacaaacgctgCTGTGTATTTATAGTTATTAATTAAAGAAGTGCTTGGATGGTCTACCACAACTTAAGCATGAGCTTAAATCACCATGTGCCCATTTTTAACTGCACAGTCACCAGAAGGGGAGGCCTCGCTTTTCTTCAGACGCCCGAGAAACTGTAAATTATCGGTGCCGAGTGCCACTTCATTGGTATTtgtgtaccacacacacacacacacacacagacagactgaggaCTGCAGTTTGGTTACATTCATGTCAAGTCTCACCCCCACCCGCCGCCGCCCCCTTATGTGACATCACATGTTTTGGGTCATGTGACCTTGCTTTATATCGACTGTGGACACTTTGAATTGCATATCCAGTGTCCCTTTGTGTACACTACAGTTGCTCTACATTAAGGCGAAACACAACtcggagacaaaaaaaaaaagagatgaaatcGTTTCTTCAAACGTGACCACGTTCAGGTTCTTTCTAACCTTGAAGAAACACAAACCCTGGTCTTCAGTCCTGACACGATTgtctcgttttgttttttttcccttctctttctctcttttaagGAAGACCAGACGCTACTTTCTCAAGCTTCCCGTGTTCTGAAATTAATCTTCTCTCCATTACTCTTGAATGCAAAGAAAACTCACGTGACTTGAAGGAGAGAAACCTGTATTTCTCTTTTCATTGATTTCTCAGTCGAAAAAGATCTTTGTATGCCTCCACTGCTACCTGAAGAAATGCTATGTATGTTTTTGGCGCCAAATGACAGGGTAAACCTTTCAGTTTGGaggacaataaaaaatgttttggatgGAAATCAACTAACCCAACCCTGCcctctggtttgtgtttgtcctgAATGCATGGTCACGTTCTCGGCTGCAGTGGGTTTGACGCACGCGCTCGAAGCACACGGACACGAGGGATGACGGGAGAATTTTAAACACGGTGGCTTGAGCTGTGGCGTCGCTCTTCTACAGAGCGATTGTTTTTAAATCGACGGGTAAAAAGCTGGTAAACTGAGCCTAAGCATCATTTTTAAGTCAACTCCAAGTTCACAACTGCTTTAACGGGGAGCTCATTTTGTGACTCTCAAAGGAAACAAGAGTCTCTGATGTGCAGAAGCAGgtatgaagaataaaaaaaaggcactttTAATTTTAGCTGGACTTCAAAATCATCAGTCAAAACACGCTCTGAAGATGAATGcaaaaaagcagaaataaaaacaagcgtGAGCGATTTATCCAACGTGAAAAGGAAGTCATTTATCCCACGAGCTTGGTCGGCCACAGCGCTGGGAACGTTACGCGTTATCTGcgctaacaaaaaaaacctaaataacAGCAGCCTGAAAGGATCTGACAGATTCTTTAAGGCTTTAAAGAGGTCGGTTGCCATAGGCAACCAAATGCATGCAGAGTGGGGGGAAAATGAGGCACGACATTAGATATCTAATGTTTCAAGGAAGCAACACTGAATGCATATAGCTTATCTACTTCTCATCTATAAAGTCTTTAGTACAGCAGATGATTGATACAGGACGCGTCAATAGGTTTGAatcaaatttcttttttttctttaaactgcAACCAAAactataatatattataatataatataatatatactacCCCAACAATGTCCAGACTAAAGCTTTGACGACGGTCATTGCTGCAGATTTAGCTGAAAGAGATCTGC from Solea solea chromosome 8, fSolSol10.1, whole genome shotgun sequence encodes:
- the LOC131464573 gene encoding E3 ubiquitin-protein ligase KCMF1-like codes for the protein MSRHEGVSCDACLKGNFRGRRYKCLICYDYDLCASCYESGATTTRHTTEHPMQCILTRVDFDLYYGGEAFSVEQPQAFTCPYCGRMGYTEISLQEHVAAEHTETSTEVICPICAALPGGDPNHVTDDFAAHLTLEHRAPRDLDESSGVRHVRRMFHPGRGLGGPRARRSNMHFTSSTTGGLSTSQSSSQSSNFSREAMDPIAELLSQLSGVRRSAGGQLSSGPSASQLQQLQMQLQLERQQAQAARQQLETARNASRGGGRANAILNTNSAAANPNPSSNHNSNATPNPGPPESNTQHTAHSSQFLLSRLSEPRLSEAERQLCEAQWADRSLFVTELLLSTLLPNQDAAGASSSEDEDDCHSSLRNFADFEAMGCVEVMTLDVALENLNLKETTPATKTTKTTAKTAPAKKEPPAPPL